ATGTCAGAACGCCTTCATGAAGCTATTTGTAAAGAAGGAAATTTAGTAGGAAAACTCATTAGAGTGGTTCGTCCTTCTATGTAAATCCTTACTTTCCTTTTTTGTGTCTTTGCACCTTTGCGTGAAACAAAAAAAAGAGCGATTACTAGGTTGTACTTCATAACACCGGGAAGTTCTGTATCCCTATTCCTGAATATCATAAAGCCCACCTGAGTGGGCTAATGAGGATGATTTGTGCAGAGAAATGGTATTAATAAGGATCTGAATCAAATTTTCCGCGCTTCACACTCCTGAAATAATAACCTCGTGACGGTGGTTTATTTAAGTCGAATGTGTCACCTTTGGGAACTCTCCAAATTTTGTAGTCGTGATAGGTGAGAGGAATTCCCTTTTGGCAAATTTCTGGGGAATGATCTCCTAAAACAAAATAGGCTGAACCTTTACCCATAACCTTGGCAATACCGTATTTATCAACTAGTAAAGATGTCTGTTCACTAATTGCTATACCTAAGGCTTTTGTAGAGACACCATCTTGAATTTGTCGGGCAATAAAAACCATAATTCTTCCCATTCTTTTGCGTTCATCAAAGTGGGTATCAATGATAGTTCCGCGCAAATGTTTCCACTGGAAAAAGTTATAGGTAAAGGTAATATTACCGTAGGGATCATCAAGGGCTTCATGAGTTTCAATGCTATCTTCACAAGCACAAGAATCATAAACATATTCACTTTGAATCATTGCCCCAGCACTTGTACCCCCAATAGCGCCGCCCCGATCATAAACTGACTTGATAGCAACTTCTAATTTAGTGTTTTTCCAGTGGCGAATATATTCACATTGATCACCACCAGCAAAGAAAATTACGCCAGCATTTCTGACTTTATCAAAAATATCTGTTCTGTTGGCTTCTTGACGGTTACGAATAATGAGAGTTTCTACATATTTAACACCTCTCATGCGATAGATTAGCTGATTATAATCATCGTTACCAGCAGCCCGAATGACTAAAACATTAACTTTATTGTCACTGTTACTACTGCCTCTAACTTGATTAATCATCCATTGAATAGCGTCATCAACATCAGGACCACCACCACCTAAGTTATGAACAGGACCAGCTAATTTAGGTAATTGATAAGCTGGTTTAGAGGTGGGAGTCTGGCTATCGGCGATGATATCCTGAAAGAACCGCCTTAACTTGGCTGTTATCCGGTCTATGATTCGGTTTACCATCTTCAACAAGCTGTTTTTTGCATTCTGCAAACGCCTGGATGTATTTAGGAATGCCTTTGTCATATTAAAATCTTGTCAAGCAAACAGCAATCATTTCTAACTTTCGCATTTCCCAGGGCTAAATTCCCAGCGTACAGGGTTTGTACTGTTTTTTTACGGCAATCATCGGAGTATTCTTTAATTCTCATTATTACTCTAGGAAAATCTCCTGTTTATGCCGTTTTTTACTACCAAACAATTTCTACTCGCTCGTTAACTACTCTTTCATAAACCATTTCTGTTTGCTTACTTAATTTTGGCCAGCTAAATCTTTTTTCTAAATCTGCATAAGCGTTATCTACCAACCATTGACAGTAATTTGGGTTTTGCAAAACTTCTAAAATTCCCCAAGCTACAGAGTCAGCGTTGTTTACTAAAGTGGTAATTCCCGTTCTTGTATGTTGAACTACTTCAGGAAAACCACCAGTATCGGAAACTATCACTGGCACGCGAGAGGCAAAACTCTCTAAGGCAACAATACCAAAGGGTTCATAAAAACTGGGGAAAACTGCACAGTCCGCGATGGTTTGAAATTTATCCAAGTATTCATCAGCAAGGAAACCAGTAAAGTAACACTTGTCCCAAATTCCTAAATCCCAAGCTTGACGTTGGAGATGGTCAGTATTACCACCACCGACTATGACAAACTTAACATTACCCCCCATTTCCGAAAGCACCTTGGGAGCAGCATTAAGTAATACTGGTACGCCTTTTTCATAGGTCATACGACCAAGATAATAAACAATTTTTTCATAATCTGCGGCAAATTGACGGCGAAAATCTTGAGCATGAAAATTCCCATGATGGATTTTCTTTTCTGGGCGAATACCATTATAAATTACGTCAATTTTATCACCAGGAAGATTTAGCGATCGCTGCAATTCTTGACGCATATATTCACTGCAAACAATCACCCGCCAAGCATTTTCGGCTAGTGTATATTCTTTATCATGAATATAGCGTTGGGTATCATTGTGAATACCGTTATAACGTCCATGTTCTGTGGCGTGAATTGTGGTAATTAAGGGAATTTTAAAGGTATGCTTGAGAGCGATCGCCGCATCACCAACTAACCAATCATGGGCATGAATCAGATCAAATGGCCCCTTTTCTGCTAATAACTTACCGCCATACTCTCCCATCTTCTCATTTAAGTTCACCACCCAATGAAAAAAATCGTTACTGGCAGGTACTTCTACACGGTGGATATGAATTCCTTCCACCACTTCATACAAGGATGCTGGCCCAAATTCTGGTGTAATCAGATGGATATCATGGCCTAACTTAATTAATTCCGGGTACAACTCAGCAACGTGACGAGCAATTCCGCCAACTATCCTCGGTGGAAATTCCCAACTCAGCACTAATATCTTCATTGACTTGACTCCCCGATGATTGACAAAAAGTTAAAATATATAAAAACTATATTTATAGCAGGTAACAGGGAATTAAAAATTAAAAATTCCAGAAAACTCTTAGCAATACTACTCGCGGCTTATTTGCGAGAGAGTAAAACATAGCATCAACTTTTGGTGGCTAAACTTTTTCAGGAAACCCTAAGTATATAAGTAATCAGACAAAATTAATGTCCAGGTACTTACTTACTTTCAGGAATAATCTGAATTAGCCCCGTCTGAAAGGCTTTATCATAAGTAATCAGAGGTAATATTTCCAACTCAGCTTGAGCCATAATCATCCGATCAAAGGGATCTCTATGGGCAATTGGTAGATTTCCTGCTCTGAGTGCATGGGCTGAAGTAATATTAAGTTCGATAAATCTTGCTTGATGTAATATCTGTGAATATTGCTCCACAATTTCTTTTGCTTCTGGTAGTTTTCTGATGCGGTATTTAGTGGCAATTTCCCAAGCAGAAACACTACTAACAAAAATACGATGATCTGGGTTACTAATAATTTTTCGACAGGTGTTGTCAAGTTTTGGATCATCAAAAAGCCACCATAATAGTATATGAGTGTCAATTAGGTAGCTTATTCCCATTGCTGGAGTTCCTCTTCCGGTAATGGTTCAAAAAAAGCTTCGCTGAGTTTTCCTTTTAATAACCCAGGGGTTCGGGGTTGCCTACGTTCTTGATTTAAACCGAGTCGAAAGTAGTGAATAATATTGTATAGTTCTGTTAATTTTTCTTCGGGTATATCTTGCAGTTCTTCAACGATTTTCTGAATCAGCATAAGTCAAACTTTTTGGTAGTTGGTAGTTCATAGAGTTTTGGCTTCATTCATTATGGCTCATCTTGGGAGTATAGTGGTTAGCGGCTGACTGTAGCGATAGCGAAGCGCGACCTAGCGATCGCTCTCTTGACATTCTGTTAGTAATATTTGTGTGAAATCAATATATAAGTTAAATCTATTACCATGCCATTACTGTTTAAGCATATCTGGATTAGAATTGGTAAAGATTTGGTAGGGGTAAAGCATGAGCTTATTGGTGTCAACTTATATTAGAAATGGCTTATCTGTTTGCTTCCACACCCGCCCGGAACTCAAGTTCCGGTCTAAAAGCTTAAGTGCGTTAAAACGCACTCTGGTTAACTCAAAATCAAAAATTATCCTATTTATGCTGAAATCAGCAATTCTCATTTTGAAACGAGTTTGCATCATTCCAGTAATCTCCAGATTTGTTAAGAATTGTAAACTCCTTGTACTGTAAGGGTTTAAATGTCATGAAACCTTAAAATGAGAATTGCTGTGCTGAAATAGTCGGTTTTAACCGACTTTAGCTTTTAGACAGGGAATAAATTCCCTGGCTGGCTGGCTTGAAGGGACATCAATTTACGTTAAGTTGACTTTCTTGTTCAGTTAATCAGCAATAACAATATCATAAGACCTAAGATCCCCGACTTCTTAAAGAAGTCGGGGATCTTAGGTCTTAGGTGTTGACAACAAGTTTTAAATATGTTATGCTAAAGTTGACAAGGAAGAACTATCTTGCAATAATTAAATATTGATAATTAGGGATAAAACAATCATCTTCATCCTGGAAATCCTTAAATCCTGGAAATCCTGATTCAGACAAAATATTGATTTATCTATCTAGATTAGATTTGGTAGAGGTTTTGATGGCGGGGAATTAGTTCTTTGAGTGTTTCTGCCATAGCTCATCCATCACCCGGAAATAAACAATTATACCTCGGTAACTATCATAGTAACTATCAAAAATTAATATCCATTACCCACAAATTTCTTAACATAAACATTGACAAAAGCCAGAAATTGTGATTATATATACTAATATCCAAAAATAGAATGATAGTACGTTCGCTCATTTTTAATTGGAAAGCTCAGACTTCAGCCCCAAGCAAGTCTAAGTAGTTTACACAATAGTTGTGAATAATTTATAAAATTTATGTCAATAAATCCTAAATATGAACTGCATAAAAAATTGTATTTCTGGGAATAATTTATCACAGTTAAACCCATCCTCACAATTCATTTAGTTTATTATCATCAACCAACACTAACAAGTTATAATGGAAGCTATAAAAATTAAAGGGTACCTGAATATTGATGCTTTAGAACAAGCCTTAACCACAATTATAGAACGGCATGAGTCTCTGCGTACCCAGTTTATTGTTAATAACGAAGTTCCAATTCAGGTAATTACTCAAGAATGGGTTTTTAAAATGCCCTTGATCAACCTGAGTAATTTATCAAATCAAGAACAGTCTGTCGCTTTACAATCTATTTTACAAGAAGAATCAAAACACACCTTTAAACTAACATTAGATTTGATGTTACGGGCTAGTTTGATTAAGTTAAATGAATCTGAGCATATTTTGCTGATAGTGATACACCATACTACCTTTGATGGTTGGTCAATGGGAGTATTTTACAGTGAATTATCTACTCTTTATCA
The window above is part of the Dolichospermum sp. DET69 genome. Proteins encoded here:
- a CDS encoding Type 1 glutamine amidotransferase-like domain-containing protein produces the protein MTKAFLNTSRRLQNAKNSLLKMVNRIIDRITAKLRRFFQDIIADSQTPTSKPAYQLPKLAGPVHNLGGGGPDVDDAIQWMINQVRGSSNSDNKVNVLVIRAAGNDDYNQLIYRMRGVKYVETLIIRNRQEANRTDIFDKVRNAGVIFFAGGDQCEYIRHWKNTKLEVAIKSVYDRGGAIGGTSAGAMIQSEYVYDSCACEDSIETHEALDDPYGNITFTYNFFQWKHLRGTIIDTHFDERKRMGRIMVFIARQIQDGVSTKALGIAISEQTSLLVDKYGIAKVMGKGSAYFVLGDHSPEICQKGIPLTYHDYKIWRVPKGDTFDLNKPPSRGYYFRSVKRGKFDSDPY
- a CDS encoding type II toxin-antitoxin system VapC family toxin, whose protein sequence is MGISYLIDTHILLWWLFDDPKLDNTCRKIISNPDHRIFVSSVSAWEIATKYRIRKLPEAKEIVEQYSQILHQARFIELNITSAHALRAGNLPIAHRDPFDRMIMAQAELEILPLITYDKAFQTGLIQIIPESK
- a CDS encoding glycosyltransferase family 4 protein, translated to MKILVLSWEFPPRIVGGIARHVAELYPELIKLGHDIHLITPEFGPASLYEVVEGIHIHRVEVPASNDFFHWVVNLNEKMGEYGGKLLAEKGPFDLIHAHDWLVGDAAIALKHTFKIPLITTIHATEHGRYNGIHNDTQRYIHDKEYTLAENAWRVIVCSEYMRQELQRSLNLPGDKIDVIYNGIRPEKKIHHGNFHAQDFRRQFAADYEKIVYYLGRMTYEKGVPVLLNAAPKVLSEMGGNVKFVIVGGGNTDHLQRQAWDLGIWDKCYFTGFLADEYLDKFQTIADCAVFPSFYEPFGIVALESFASRVPVIVSDTGGFPEVVQHTRTGITTLVNNADSVAWGILEVLQNPNYCQWLVDNAYADLEKRFSWPKLSKQTEMVYERVVNERVEIVW